Proteins from a single region of Labedella gwakjiensis:
- the proC gene encoding pyrroline-5-carboxylate reductase: MATPTRLPRIAILGTGSMGGAILTGLVRPEVEVDGGITVTNRSREKAEALAQLPGVTSLALSDDPDANRRAAAGAAIVLVAVKPAMVPDLLREIADVLAPGTIVVSVAAGVTVATFEEILPEHVSVIRSMPNTPSIVGRGLAGVSAGSRSSAEDLAVVRSVFETVGAVLEVPESKLDALSTISGSGPAYVFYLIEEFTRTAIGKGFTPEEADLLVSQTFLGAAELLVSSDKTAEELRIQVTSPKGTTERAIAVLEAAGLERTFTEATDAALARSRELAAPTPS; the protein is encoded by the coding sequence ATGGCTACCCCGACGAGACTTCCCCGCATCGCGATCCTCGGAACCGGCTCGATGGGGGGTGCCATCCTGACGGGTCTCGTGCGGCCAGAGGTCGAGGTCGACGGCGGCATCACCGTGACGAACCGTTCACGCGAGAAGGCCGAAGCCCTTGCGCAGCTTCCCGGGGTCACGTCGCTCGCCCTCTCGGACGATCCGGACGCGAACCGGCGAGCGGCGGCGGGGGCCGCCATCGTGCTCGTCGCGGTCAAGCCGGCGATGGTGCCCGATCTTCTCCGCGAGATCGCCGACGTCCTCGCGCCGGGAACGATCGTGGTGAGCGTCGCCGCCGGGGTCACCGTCGCGACGTTCGAAGAGATCCTGCCGGAGCACGTCTCCGTCATCCGCTCCATGCCGAACACCCCGTCGATCGTCGGGCGCGGTCTCGCCGGCGTCTCGGCCGGTTCGCGCTCGAGCGCCGAGGACCTCGCCGTGGTGCGTTCCGTCTTCGAGACCGTCGGAGCGGTGCTCGAGGTGCCCGAGTCGAAGCTCGACGCCCTCAGCACCATCTCGGGCTCGGGCCCCGCCTACGTGTTCTACCTGATCGAGGAGTTCACGCGCACCGCCATCGGGAAGGGCTTCACGCCGGAAGAGGCCGACCTCCTCGTGTCGCAGACGTTCCTCGGAGCGGCCGAGCTCCTCGTCTCGTCCGACAAGACGGCTGAGGAGCTGCGCATCCAGGTGACGAGTCCGAAGGGGACGACCGAACGGGCCATCGCAGTGCTCGAGGCGGCGGGACTGGAGCGCACCTTCACGGAGGCGACGGACGCGGCGCTCGCCCGCTCCCGCGAACTCGCCGCCCCCACCCCCTCCTGA
- a CDS encoding potassium channel family protein encodes MVDRIKHDAPVLVIGLGRFGAACAGELDRLDREVLAIDEDMGLVQKWSERITHTVQADARNIEALKQIGAQEFSIAVVAVGSSIEASVLITANLVDLKVPQIWAKAVSQSHGKILARVGANHVIYPEAEAGERVAHLVSGRMLDFIQFDDDFVLVKMYPPKPIRGLNLTESGVRTKHRITVVGVKSPGKPFTYATADTVVSNHDLIIVSGTSADIERFAALDS; translated from the coding sequence TTGGTTGATCGCATCAAGCACGACGCACCCGTCCTCGTGATCGGCCTCGGCCGTTTCGGAGCGGCATGCGCCGGCGAGCTCGACCGCCTCGACCGCGAGGTTCTCGCGATCGACGAGGACATGGGTCTCGTCCAGAAGTGGTCTGAGCGCATCACCCACACGGTGCAGGCAGACGCCCGCAACATCGAGGCCCTCAAGCAGATCGGCGCGCAGGAGTTCTCGATCGCGGTCGTCGCGGTCGGTTCGTCCATCGAGGCGAGCGTGCTCATCACCGCGAACCTCGTCGACCTCAAAGTCCCCCAGATCTGGGCGAAGGCCGTCTCGCAGTCGCACGGCAAGATCCTCGCCCGTGTGGGAGCCAACCACGTGATCTACCCCGAGGCCGAAGCCGGGGAGCGCGTCGCCCACCTCGTGAGCGGGCGCATGCTCGACTTCATCCAGTTCGACGACGACTTCGTCCTCGTGAAGATGTATCCGCCGAAGCCGATCCGCGGCCTGAACCTCACGGAGAGCGGTGTGCGGACGAAGCACCGCATCACGGTCGTCGGTGTGAAGAGCCCGGGAAAGCCGTTCACCTATGCCACGGCGGACACCGTCGTGTCGAACCACGACCTCATCATCGTCTCCGGCACCTCGGCCGACATCGAACGTTTCGCCGCGCTCGACTCCTGA
- a CDS encoding L,D-transpeptidase family protein, with the protein MVEKLEWAPAEPARKKRHLGLWLGIPGGVLAVAATVASLVLVAPGVSAAGADMGFRTSALAAHSVSESLASLEVTLVDDGGDVTLTGADLGLTVDAEAVAQMAHDQHPLWNVTSWNAGSLPLDVQIDEATATAALESAVPDLYVEPTDAGVSFDDGSKTYTVVDAVTGTGVDVEALATSISAALTDGGDAVTVTPVTSSIDAAITTATAQAEVDSLNTMIAEAGFYIDGEKTVGLDPATVASWLTVAPEGDAFTVTVDRAALDEVVRPLRETVNRDAVDERIVTDSAGKHLRTIQEGQDGWQLATLDGVADGFAESLASGNGAYELDVEVQTSKTIELYRRIDVDKSDGVTRLYENEKLVATYAMAIGKPATPTDNGNFRVYAQLTKQDMGCVTGYSYCTKNVPWVTYFNGDQGLHGTYWHSNFGAGAMMSHGCVNLPISAAEAVYRFAQVGTEVSVHN; encoded by the coding sequence GTGGTGGAAAAGCTCGAATGGGCGCCGGCTGAGCCGGCACGCAAGAAGAGGCATCTCGGGCTGTGGCTCGGGATCCCGGGTGGCGTGCTCGCCGTCGCAGCGACGGTCGCGTCGCTCGTGCTCGTCGCGCCGGGGGTGAGCGCCGCGGGGGCAGACATGGGCTTCCGCACGAGCGCGCTTGCAGCGCACTCCGTCTCCGAGTCCCTCGCGTCCCTCGAGGTCACCCTCGTGGACGACGGCGGTGACGTCACGCTCACGGGCGCCGATCTCGGCCTGACCGTCGACGCAGAGGCCGTCGCGCAAATGGCGCACGATCAGCACCCGCTGTGGAACGTGACCAGTTGGAACGCCGGTTCGCTCCCACTGGATGTGCAGATCGACGAGGCCACCGCCACTGCTGCGCTCGAGAGCGCCGTCCCCGACCTCTACGTGGAGCCGACCGACGCCGGCGTCTCCTTCGACGACGGGTCGAAGACCTACACGGTCGTCGATGCGGTCACCGGGACGGGCGTGGACGTGGAGGCGCTCGCCACGAGCATCTCCGCCGCGCTGACGGATGGCGGCGACGCCGTCACGGTCACACCGGTCACGAGTTCCATCGACGCGGCGATCACCACGGCGACGGCCCAGGCCGAGGTCGACTCCCTCAACACGATGATCGCCGAAGCGGGCTTCTACATCGACGGTGAGAAGACCGTGGGCCTCGACCCGGCCACTGTGGCGTCGTGGCTCACGGTCGCCCCGGAGGGTGACGCGTTCACCGTGACGGTCGACCGCGCGGCCCTCGACGAGGTGGTCCGTCCCCTGCGTGAGACGGTCAACCGTGACGCGGTCGACGAGCGCATCGTCACCGACTCCGCCGGCAAGCACCTGCGTACGATCCAGGAGGGCCAGGACGGCTGGCAGCTCGCGACGCTCGACGGTGTCGCCGACGGCTTCGCCGAGAGCCTCGCGTCCGGCAACGGCGCCTACGAGCTGGACGTGGAGGTGCAGACCTCGAAGACGATCGAGCTCTACCGCCGAATCGACGTCGACAAGAGCGACGGTGTGACGCGTCTCTACGAGAACGAGAAGCTCGTGGCGACCTACGCGATGGCGATCGGCAAGCCGGCGACGCCGACGGACAACGGCAACTTCCGGGTGTACGCGCAGCTCACCAAGCAGGACATGGGATGCGTCACCGGCTACAGCTACTGCACGAAGAACGTCCCGTGGGTCACCTACTTCAACGGCGACCAGGGCCTCCACGGCACGTACTGGCACAGCAACTTCGGTGCAGGGGCGATGATGAGCCACGGTTGCGTCAACCTCCCCATCAGCGCCGCTGAGGCCGTCTACCGCTTCGCCCAGGTCGGCACCGAGGTCTCCGTCCACAACTGA
- the tadA gene encoding tRNA adenosine(34) deaminase TadA — protein MTVDEQVRAAMSVALSEASSALVTGDVPVGAVVIDADGRTIGLGRNRKEAEHDPTAHAELLAIREAAAATGDWRLEGATLVVTLEPCVMCAGAIVAARVERLVFGAWDDKAGAAGSAFDLVRDRRLNHRVEVFGGVEEEKCSRLLTRFFRGERPLEP, from the coding sequence GTGACGGTCGACGAGCAGGTGCGCGCGGCGATGAGTGTGGCCCTCTCGGAGGCCTCCTCCGCGCTCGTGACAGGCGATGTGCCCGTCGGAGCCGTCGTGATCGACGCCGACGGACGCACGATCGGGCTCGGCCGGAATCGCAAGGAGGCGGAACACGATCCCACCGCCCACGCGGAGCTGCTCGCGATCCGGGAGGCCGCGGCCGCCACGGGCGACTGGCGGTTGGAGGGCGCCACCCTCGTCGTCACGCTCGAGCCGTGCGTCATGTGCGCCGGCGCCATCGTCGCGGCTCGCGTCGAGAGGCTCGTGTTCGGGGCGTGGGACGACAAGGCCGGAGCTGCCGGGTCGGCCTTCGATCTCGTGAGGGACCGCCGACTCAACCACCGCGTCGAGGTGTTCGGGGGAGTCGAGGAGGAGAAGTGCTCGCGGCTGCTCACCCGGTTCTTCCGCGGTGAGCGGCCGCTCGAGCCCTGA
- a CDS encoding SGNH/GDSL hydrolase family protein, translating to MAITIGHGTRVLFTGDSITDAGRRDGVGDGLGDGYVRRLADSREFDGVDVVNTGVGGDRVVDLLARLSDDVLAHRPDVLSILVGINDTWRRYDDHDETSVEDFTSRYRTLLTAAREAGFALVLVEPFVLPVLRAQKMWREDLDPKIEAVRALAAEFDAVLVPADVELGRLAAERGAPSLAEDGVHPTPEGHDALAALWLRTVLSTDDEEVGA from the coding sequence ATGGCCATCACGATCGGACACGGCACGCGCGTGCTCTTCACCGGTGACAGCATCACCGACGCCGGTCGGCGCGACGGCGTCGGCGACGGGCTCGGGGACGGCTACGTCCGACGACTCGCCGACTCTCGGGAGTTCGACGGCGTGGACGTCGTGAACACGGGTGTCGGCGGCGACAGGGTCGTGGACCTCCTCGCGCGTCTCTCCGACGATGTCCTCGCGCACCGCCCCGATGTCCTCTCGATCCTCGTCGGGATCAACGACACCTGGCGTCGCTACGACGACCACGACGAGACGAGCGTCGAGGACTTCACCTCCCGCTACCGCACGCTGCTCACGGCCGCGAGAGAGGCAGGCTTCGCCCTCGTGCTCGTCGAGCCGTTCGTCCTCCCGGTGCTGCGCGCGCAGAAGATGTGGCGAGAGGACCTGGATCCGAAGATCGAGGCCGTCCGGGCGCTCGCAGCCGAGTTCGACGCCGTGCTCGTGCCCGCCGACGTCGAGCTCGGCCGGCTCGCTGCGGAGAGGGGAGCCCCCTCACTCGCCGAGGACGGCGTCCATCCCACGCCGGAGGGGCACGACGCCCTCGCCGCGCTCTGGCTCCGCACGGTGCTCAGCACGGACGACGAGGAGGTCGGCGCATGA
- a CDS encoding glutamine amidotransferase-related protein, whose product MMRALAIRHFDAGGLGNLEPVLVERGYDVTVIDATAASVTAAAHESWDLVVVLGSEHAVYEDHDYIAPELDLVRDRLEREAPTLGICFGAQIMAAAAGGSVHRGAAGSEIGFAVVEPSDAGLSSPLRHVVGVPVCEWHGDTFTLPPSISSLASTGRYSNQAFSVGATAFAVQFHPELTPSMFDRWIAEGLGSLATEGVDPEWLRAEGAAHLEAATAASRRMFGEFLDGLPPVRANAEGMPGDLSATR is encoded by the coding sequence ATGATGCGGGCTCTCGCGATCCGACACTTCGATGCGGGCGGGCTGGGAAACCTCGAGCCCGTCCTCGTCGAGCGCGGCTACGACGTGACCGTCATCGACGCGACGGCCGCGTCCGTCACCGCCGCGGCGCACGAATCGTGGGACCTCGTGGTGGTGCTCGGCTCGGAGCACGCCGTGTACGAGGACCACGACTACATCGCCCCCGAGCTCGACCTCGTTCGCGACCGGCTCGAGCGGGAGGCTCCGACGCTCGGGATCTGTTTCGGGGCCCAGATCATGGCCGCAGCAGCCGGAGGATCGGTGCACCGTGGGGCCGCCGGGTCGGAGATCGGCTTCGCCGTCGTCGAGCCTTCTGATGCCGGGCTGTCCTCGCCGCTCCGCCACGTCGTCGGCGTGCCCGTCTGCGAGTGGCACGGGGACACGTTCACGCTTCCGCCGTCGATCTCGTCGCTCGCGAGCACCGGACGCTACAGCAACCAGGCCTTCTCGGTCGGCGCCACCGCCTTCGCGGTGCAGTTCCATCCGGAGCTCACCCCGTCGATGTTCGACAGATGGATCGCCGAGGGCCTCGGGAGCCTCGCGACGGAAGGCGTCGACCCCGAGTGGCTTCGGGCCGAGGGCGCAGCCCACCTCGAAGCGGCCACCGCAGCCTCTCGCCGGATGTTCGGGGAGTTCCTCGACGGCCTGCCTCCCGTGAGGGCGAACGCAGAGGGGATGCCTGGCGACCTGTCGGCGACCCGATAG
- a CDS encoding helix-turn-helix domain-containing protein, with product MSNELSDARFLTVAEVADMMRVSKMTVYRHVHSGELPAIRFGRSFRVPESAVLAVLNNPVIGSASDLGEHSA from the coding sequence TTGAGCAACGAACTGTCCGACGCACGCTTCCTCACGGTCGCCGAAGTCGCCGACATGATGCGGGTCTCGAAGATGACCGTCTACCGTCACGTCCACTCGGGGGAGCTGCCGGCGATCCGCTTCGGGCGCTCGTTCCGCGTGCCGGAGTCCGCGGTGCTCGCGGTCCTGAACAACCCTGTCATCGGTTCGGCCTCGGACCTCGGCGAGCATTCCGCCTGA
- a CDS encoding winged helix-turn-helix domain-containing protein — translation MTLAHIDAHPSFEQQLERQPSRRLSAVPAGAEARGFVLYVGVDEAKAAAAGTDLGALVQALKALAADLVPASETYAAVALAPEGVGGRDVDVVRLALQEPAALARHRNVDDEETTELDRAHAGVVIDISRKRVVLDNEVAQLTYKEFELLQFLVLREGRTVGRSELIDSLWSATDEDGIPNERTIDVHVRRLRSKLGRYEDIVRTVRGVGYRFDRHADVSIRHASTPSPDLF, via the coding sequence ATGACTCTCGCCCACATCGACGCGCACCCCTCCTTCGAGCAGCAGCTCGAACGCCAGCCGTCCCGCCGCCTGAGCGCCGTCCCCGCCGGAGCCGAGGCGCGCGGTTTCGTCCTCTACGTCGGCGTCGACGAGGCCAAGGCCGCCGCCGCGGGCACCGATCTCGGTGCGCTCGTGCAGGCTCTCAAGGCCCTCGCAGCCGACCTCGTCCCCGCGTCGGAGACCTACGCGGCCGTCGCCCTCGCACCGGAAGGCGTCGGGGGTCGTGACGTGGACGTGGTGCGTCTCGCCCTTCAGGAGCCCGCCGCCCTCGCCCGCCACCGCAACGTGGACGACGAGGAGACGACGGAGCTCGACCGTGCGCACGCCGGCGTCGTCATCGACATCTCGCGCAAGCGCGTCGTTCTCGACAACGAGGTGGCTCAGCTCACCTACAAGGAGTTCGAGCTCCTGCAGTTCCTCGTGCTGCGCGAGGGACGTACCGTGGGTCGCAGCGAGCTCATCGACTCCCTGTGGAGCGCGACCGACGAGGACGGCATCCCCAACGAGCGCACGATCGACGTGCACGTGCGTCGCCTGCGATCGAAGCTCGGCCGCTACGAGGACATCGTTCGCACGGTGCGCGGCGTCGGCTACCGCTTCGACCGTCACGCAGACGTGTCGATCCGTCACGCGTCGACCCCGTCACCCGACCTCTTCTAG
- a CDS encoding DMT family transporter, giving the protein MIEDDLIPSVTPYQAIGIPIALLAAVLLALGTHYQSKGVGKASTVGEGFGIRQLPLLLRRPSWLIGTLLLGSAVVLQLTALGFAPLIVVQPLGAIALVITALLGAMEAKRGLDRVEIRSIALCVGGIAIFVTAAAIFAHEEPIREPQLLIILGLLVVVYAVAVFLYAKRHSTLRAPFYIVAAGVLYGFVVTLAKVVINRVITGNFEWLSIVCIIALGATLGLGVFFVQKAYLSGKASLVVAGLTVIDPIVAVGLGIVVLGEAAAAPFYAIIIFLLAGAMAGYGVWTLARHGDAEHRDVV; this is encoded by the coding sequence ATGATCGAGGATGACCTCATCCCGTCGGTGACCCCGTACCAGGCCATCGGTATTCCGATCGCCCTCCTCGCGGCGGTGCTGCTCGCCCTCGGCACGCACTATCAGTCGAAGGGTGTGGGGAAGGCCTCGACCGTCGGGGAGGGGTTCGGCATCCGGCAGCTCCCGTTGCTGCTCAGGCGTCCGTCGTGGCTCATCGGCACTCTCCTGCTCGGATCCGCCGTCGTGCTGCAGCTCACGGCCCTCGGCTTCGCGCCGCTCATCGTCGTGCAGCCTCTCGGCGCGATCGCCCTCGTCATCACGGCGCTCCTCGGCGCCATGGAGGCGAAGCGCGGTCTCGACCGCGTCGAGATCCGATCGATCGCGCTGTGCGTAGGCGGCATCGCGATCTTCGTCACGGCCGCCGCGATCTTCGCCCACGAGGAACCGATCCGCGAGCCGCAGCTGCTCATCATCCTGGGGCTCCTCGTCGTGGTCTACGCCGTGGCCGTCTTCCTCTACGCCAAGCGTCACTCCACGCTGCGCGCCCCGTTCTACATCGTCGCGGCCGGTGTGCTCTACGGCTTCGTCGTGACCCTTGCGAAGGTCGTCATCAACCGCGTGATCACCGGCAACTTCGAGTGGCTCTCGATCGTCTGCATCATCGCGCTCGGAGCGACTCTCGGGCTCGGCGTGTTCTTCGTGCAGAAGGCGTACCTCTCCGGCAAGGCGTCACTCGTCGTCGCAGGACTCACGGTGATCGACCCGATCGTCGCCGTGGGCCTCGGCATCGTCGTGCTGGGTGAGGCGGCCGCCGCCCCCTTCTACGCGATCATCATCTTCCTGCTTGCGGGGGCGATGGCGGGCTACGGCGTGTGGACCCTCGCCCGCCACGGCGATGCGGAGCATCGCGACGTCGTGTGA
- a CDS encoding ArsR/SmtB family transcription factor has product MADIFTVIADPTRRDILQVLLDGFEPGIEGVQPGTSVSEIVAQLGLSQPTVSKHLKVLREAGLVSVREEGQHRFYSLDYTPLESVEDWLIPFLSADFDPAEQARQMVASLPDQARHVADAIGHSLADTTHRVTSAVQAVGKKLRP; this is encoded by the coding sequence ATGGCCGATATCTTCACCGTGATCGCTGACCCCACGCGTCGCGACATCCTCCAGGTGCTGCTCGACGGGTTCGAGCCGGGGATCGAGGGTGTGCAGCCCGGCACGAGCGTCTCGGAGATCGTGGCCCAGCTCGGGCTCAGTCAGCCCACGGTGTCGAAGCACCTCAAGGTGCTGCGGGAGGCCGGCCTCGTGTCCGTGCGGGAGGAGGGGCAGCACCGCTTCTACAGCCTCGATTACACGCCCCTCGAGTCGGTGGAGGACTGGTTGATCCCGTTCCTCAGCGCGGATTTCGATCCCGCGGAGCAGGCGAGGCAGATGGTCGCGAGCCTCCCGGACCAGGCGCGCCACGTGGCCGATGCGATCGGACATTCGCTCGCCGACACGACGCACCGGGTCACGTCGGCTGTGCAGGCTGTCGGCAAGAAACTGCGGCCCTGA
- the upp gene encoding uracil phosphoribosyltransferase, which produces MRVHVADHPLITHKLTVLRDKRTPAPVFRALTEELVTLLAYEATRNVRTETVTIETPVTETEGLEISRPRPLVVPILRAGLGMLDGMVKLLPTAEVGFLGMVRNEETLEPTTYAERLPDDLSDRQCFVLDPMLATGGSLGAAIEFLFDRGAVDVTAICLLAAPEGVAALEKATEGRDVTIVLGSLDERLNENGYIVPGLGDAGDRLYGLV; this is translated from the coding sequence ATGCGAGTGCATGTTGCCGACCACCCCCTCATCACCCACAAGCTCACCGTGCTGCGGGACAAGAGGACGCCAGCTCCCGTCTTCCGGGCGCTCACCGAAGAGCTCGTCACGCTGCTCGCCTACGAGGCCACGCGGAACGTCCGGACCGAGACGGTCACGATCGAGACGCCCGTGACCGAGACGGAGGGCCTCGAGATCAGCCGGCCCCGCCCGCTCGTCGTGCCCATCCTCCGCGCCGGCCTCGGCATGCTCGACGGCATGGTGAAGCTCCTGCCCACGGCCGAGGTGGGTTTCCTCGGCATGGTGCGCAACGAGGAGACCCTCGAGCCGACGACGTACGCCGAGCGCCTCCCCGACGACCTCTCTGACCGTCAGTGCTTCGTCCTCGATCCCATGCTCGCCACGGGTGGTTCCCTCGGAGCCGCTATCGAGTTCCTCTTCGATCGTGGAGCGGTCGACGTCACCGCCATCTGTCTCCTCGCCGCCCCTGAGGGCGTCGCGGCGCTCGAGAAGGCGACGGAAGGGCGCGACGTCACCATCGTGCTCGGTTCGCTCGACGAGCGTCTCAACGAGAACGGCTACATCGTGCCCGGACTGGGCGACGCAGGCGACCGCCTGTACGGCCTCGTCTGA
- a CDS encoding TrkH family potassium uptake protein has product MALKGDLRRSPIAHRSFWAGVRDRVNDFTGSSPSRFAILVFTFLILVFTLLFSMPAATVAGERTDLADAFFTAVSVICVTGLATVDMATHWSLVGHIFIYVGVQIGAVGVLTLASILGLAISRKLGLRAKLMAASDSNPMRAHHGPVSESQAVRLGEVGNLLVTVALSLVVIEAGVAALLFPRMLIDGIPLWDAIWNSFYYSAMAFTNTGFTPNAEGLARFENDYWFLSILMIGVFLGAVGFPVIYALQKQLLRPRLWSLHVKLTVVTTLLLLVLGAVAFIVLEYDNPKTFGTLNASDTVFQSLFLSMMTRSGGFATIEIPDLNGSSLLVADMLMFIGGGSASTGGGIKVTTIAVLFLSAVAEAKGNPDMEAFGRRIPGDVSRVAVSVVLWGATIVALSTVTLLHITNAPLDYVLFDVISAFGTVGLSTGLTGDLPESGKVVLAMTMLLGRVGTVTLAAAVAASQRSKLFRRPEERPIVG; this is encoded by the coding sequence ATGGCACTCAAGGGCGACCTCCGTCGCTCCCCGATCGCGCACCGGTCTTTCTGGGCCGGCGTGCGCGACCGGGTGAACGACTTCACCGGGAGCTCCCCGTCGCGGTTCGCGATCCTCGTGTTCACGTTCCTCATCCTGGTGTTCACTCTGCTCTTCAGCATGCCGGCCGCGACGGTCGCCGGGGAGCGCACGGACCTGGCCGACGCGTTCTTCACCGCGGTCTCCGTGATCTGCGTGACGGGTCTCGCGACGGTCGACATGGCGACCCACTGGTCCCTGGTCGGCCACATCTTCATCTACGTCGGCGTGCAGATCGGCGCCGTCGGCGTGCTCACGCTCGCCTCCATCCTGGGCCTCGCGATCTCACGAAAGCTCGGCCTGCGCGCGAAGCTCATGGCAGCGAGCGACTCCAACCCGATGCGGGCGCACCACGGTCCCGTCTCCGAGAGCCAGGCGGTGCGCCTCGGCGAGGTCGGAAACCTCCTCGTGACCGTGGCGCTCAGCCTCGTGGTCATCGAAGCGGGAGTCGCGGCTCTGCTCTTCCCACGCATGCTCATCGACGGGATCCCCCTCTGGGACGCCATCTGGAACAGCTTCTACTACTCGGCCATGGCCTTCACGAACACGGGATTCACCCCGAACGCCGAAGGACTCGCCCGGTTCGAGAACGACTACTGGTTCCTCTCCATCCTCATGATCGGCGTGTTCCTCGGCGCCGTCGGCTTCCCGGTGATCTACGCACTCCAGAAGCAGCTCCTGCGCCCGCGGCTGTGGTCGCTGCACGTGAAGCTCACGGTCGTCACGACGCTCCTGCTCCTCGTACTCGGGGCCGTCGCCTTCATCGTCCTCGAGTACGACAATCCGAAGACGTTCGGGACCCTCAACGCCTCCGACACGGTCTTCCAGTCGCTGTTCCTCTCGATGATGACGAGGTCCGGCGGGTTCGCGACCATCGAGATCCCCGATCTCAACGGCTCGAGCCTCCTCGTCGCCGACATGCTCATGTTCATCGGAGGCGGGTCCGCGTCGACCGGCGGGGGCATCAAGGTGACGACGATCGCCGTCCTGTTCCTCTCCGCCGTCGCCGAGGCGAAGGGCAACCCGGACATGGAGGCGTTCGGGCGCCGCATCCCCGGCGACGTCTCGCGCGTGGCCGTGAGCGTCGTGCTCTGGGGCGCGACGATCGTCGCTCTCTCCACGGTGACCCTCCTCCACATCACGAATGCTCCGCTCGACTACGTGCTCTTCGACGTCATCTCTGCGTTCGGTACCGTGGGGCTCTCGACCGGCCTCACGGGCGACCTCCCCGAGTCGGGCAAGGTGGTGCTCGCGATGACGATGCTCCTCGGGCGCGTTGGTACAGTGACACTCGCAGCCGCCGTGGCCGCGAGTCAGAGATCGAAGCTGTTCAGACGCCCAGAGGAGAGGCCGATCGTTGGTTGA
- a CDS encoding N-acetylglucosamine kinase, whose amino-acid sequence MTGNRLAVDGGQTGTRLRLTDPSGAVLEEHEAPGVLTDRPILPQVAAFATELSERSGRPVGELALGLSGLTPAASRPDVLLAAVAPLGVRRVALAHDSVSGYLAANGTATGAMLAVGTGVVILAVSETSVAKVDGWGYLVGDVGSGFWIGRSGLDAAMRAFDGRGEPTVLEAAARDRFGALDELYMVIQGDERRVSIVASFARTVIESAAAGDVVALRVVRAAAAELAHSATTALRRTGWVPGTPTRVGAVGAPVTRSALMKGALAAALATEAPGAQLASPLGEPIDGVAALLDVAPRSPLAASILVASA is encoded by the coding sequence ATGACCGGCAACAGACTCGCCGTCGACGGTGGGCAGACCGGCACACGGCTGCGCCTGACGGACCCGAGCGGTGCCGTGCTCGAGGAACACGAGGCACCGGGAGTCCTCACGGACCGCCCGATCCTCCCGCAAGTGGCCGCGTTCGCGACCGAGCTGAGCGAGCGCTCCGGCCGTCCCGTCGGGGAACTCGCGCTCGGGCTCTCCGGCCTCACGCCGGCGGCCTCCCGGCCCGACGTGCTCCTCGCCGCTGTCGCTCCCCTCGGGGTTCGGCGGGTCGCACTCGCGCACGACTCCGTGAGCGGCTACCTCGCGGCGAACGGTACGGCGACGGGCGCGATGCTCGCCGTCGGCACCGGGGTCGTGATCCTCGCGGTCTCCGAGACCTCCGTGGCGAAGGTCGACGGATGGGGGTACCTCGTCGGAGATGTCGGGAGCGGGTTCTGGATCGGCCGGAGCGGGCTCGATGCCGCCATGCGCGCGTTCGACGGACGCGGAGAGCCGACGGTCCTCGAAGCGGCGGCGCGCGACCGATTCGGTGCCCTCGACGAGCTCTACATGGTGATCCAGGGTGACGAGCGACGGGTCTCGATCGTCGCCTCCTTCGCACGGACGGTGATCGAGTCGGCCGCGGCCGGCGACGTCGTGGCCTTGCGCGTCGTGCGCGCTGCGGCAGCCGAACTGGCGCACTCCGCCACGACGGCCCTCCGGCGCACGGGCTGGGTGCCCGGTACACCGACGCGGGTCGGCGCCGTCGGCGCACCCGTCACCCGCTCCGCCCTCATGAAGGGGGCGCTCGCCGCCGCGCTCGCCACCGAGGCGCCGGGCGCGCAGCTCGCCTCGCCTCTCGGCGAACCCATCGATGGGGTGGCTGCCCTCCTGGACGTCGCTCCTCGCTCGCCGCTCGCCGCTTCCATCCTCGTCGCCTCCGCATGA